The Antechinus flavipes isolate AdamAnt ecotype Samford, QLD, Australia chromosome 4, AdamAnt_v2, whole genome shotgun sequence genomic interval tatttcatcttcttctacttgttttgataatttgattttcttccctcttcacttTACTTAAAATTCACTAAAGgtttaatagttttattatttcaaagaacCATTTATCTGTTCTTagccattttgtttttaattttaactacTATTACtctaattttcaagatttcctcTTTTGTACTTGTTATAGATTTacttatgtttatttttcaaacttttacAATGATATATTCAGATCAtggatcatttaaaaatataccttaacaaaacagaaaaaaagttgaTAAGTtgaatagcaaaatattttttccattaaggaATGCCTACCTGAAAATGCAGAAATTTACAATTCTGCCTCATCATTATCATCTATTTATATAGTGTGTTCTTTGATACACTCATTATTCTGCATAATATATACTCATTATTCATTTTGTCAGTTTTCTGCTTAGGTCTTATCTTTTGCTTGAGCTcactattttaattattattttttttttagtaaattatgACCTAATAGAATATGTAGCATTTCTTCATGTTTGTGTTTGTTATTATAATGTATATTCCTTAAATTTCACATTCAAAAGCCACCTTGAATCTTTTAGCTTAGAATACTAGCTTGTTACATGTTCATATTTACTTATCTTTTGTCATATTTATCCATCTCTGAGAGAAATATTAAACTTCTACTACTATaattgtgttattattttattactttctttaaaaagcaatattAGCTTTTCTGTTAGATGTTTAGACACTTGTCATCTTGAATGTGTTTACTGTTTAAATTAATTCATTGTCAATGGTTCTTTAAAGCATAATACaatttctttggtttttaattattttttgtctacATCTTGCTTCAATTGTTATATGAAGCTCACAAAAAGAAAGTCCTTCTAGTAATGCAATTAGCCCCTGAACTTCAATTTATGAACTTAAAAGAATTTCCTGGGGCATTAAGAAATTGTGTCACACAGGGCCAAGATAACATAATCAAAATGTGTCAGAATGCTTGGAATGCCAGTTTAAAGCATTTGGATTTTGTTTACTGGAAAATAGGGAGCCTTTGATGCATTTTTAGCAGGAGACTGACACAACCAAATTTGAATAGTTAATACGGGAGCAGTTGTGAAGATTGGTTTCAAGGAGGAAAGAAACTAAGCTGGGAGATCAATTAGGAAACAAAATAGTCCTTTAGAGCAGAAATGAGGTCCTGGACATAGGGTAGTGTCacagaagatggaaagaaaaggatagaTCCACGATTACTTTGTTATTAAAGTAGAATCAATTGTAATTGGCAATAAGTAAACTTGTAGGTCTGTGTAAAGAGAGCATTTCATACCAAtcaactaagaaaaaaaagatacacttTATACATTTTGGTAAATTTTCTTTTGCAgtgtttaactttttatttttcagagaaaatgaaTGATCTGCTTTATTTTAGGTATCTATAAATGAATATGGAATAGTTTAACAATATAATATTGGCATAGAAATAACAAGGTATAGGAAGTAAAATATAGGACCAAGAGTCAGGAAAAAATGGGTTCAAATGACATTCATGATGACAATGACTCATGTCTAAAAGTGAAATGTGCTAATTTGGAAGATAATGAGTTTGCTCAATTAGAAATCTTCAAAAAGTAATTATATGATAACTTGTGAATGGGACTTTCTTTCATATATAGGCTAGGCTAAGTGACTgctaaggtccctcccaactctaaaGATTTATCTGAGTCTGATCTCCCCAAAATTTACCTACTATAAATTATAGATGGATTTTAATCCACGTTATAGACACAATTCTCATACTGGGAATTCCTGATTTTGTTGAAATCGTAGCTCCTTCATGCTTTCATTTGAATAGCAATGCACTATTTCCTTCATGGTTCTTAGTGTTGTAGACATTAAGGGCCAACTTTTAATCATGATTGCAACCATACTGTCTTAACTTAATTTACCTGTTGGCAGCAATTAATGGGCAGGGAACAATCCAGAGGAGGCACTAATACCACTATCACCCCTCTTTAGAACTTCTCCCAACTTTCTATGGAAAAAATCTCtcaataatggtaataataattaataataataaaagctaacatttgcatagcattttaaagtttgcataaagattatatatgttaattcatttgaatcctcacaactctgtgaaatgagtgctattattattcctactttatagatgaggaaaatgagagagagagagagattaagggatttgcccagataTAGGAGCTAGTTAAGTGTTTGATGTAGGATCGAATTCAGGTATTCTTGAGGTACAAGTCCTGTGCTCccttcactgtaccatctagctgcaaAGTAGTAATGAATTTGAAGGACAAGCTCATTCTGCCTCATCTTTTAGGTGATCCACCAAGAAGGCTTCAGGCTTTGGCCCCTAATAAACTCAGAGATTTCTTCTCCCTATAGATAAATAGAATCACTGACAACTTTCCCTCAAGCAACCAGCACAACCTACGGGTACCCAGGTCCTGGGAGTATTTGGTTTTTGTCTTATAAAATGGCCTATTTTGCAACAAATtcttttaattaacatttatttactgTCTCAAAGGATCTTTCCTACAAAGACCGACATTGGCATGAAGAGTGCTTCAACTGTGCCAAGTGTAATAACTCTTTGGTGGAAAAGCCTTTTGCTGCCAAGGATGAAACCTTGCTGTGTACTGAGTGTTATTCTAATGAGTATTCCTCCAAGTGCTTCCAATGTAAGAAGAACATTTTGCCTGGTAAGATAACAAGGACTCTTCACTCATTAAGTAAAAGTGTTGTCATATTAcagtttttaattaaattcaggCACTTGAATAGATGAGCAGCTGACAAAGAATTACCCCTTAGTTTGAAGTGAGGCATCTTTCCAAAGATCATCTTGTGTTGCTTCttgatttaaaacaaaaccaaaaaacaacctGAAAATTACTCTCTCCTCTTGGTACATAAGTAAGCTCCATTACCATGTGCTTCtctttaaaactaattttatggTCATGGGAAAACTTCAAAAAGTAGCAATAAGATAAATGTGAAGTCTCCCTGGAGTAACTGACCATATGCCAAGTTATCTAGTGTGAATGGGATCAGAAAAAAGTTGCTTAAACAGTCTCATTTGGCTTATCTCCAGTTTTTTGGAGCAAAGTTTTGGGACTTTCATATACTATCCATTTTCATAAAGACAAAAGGCCAGGATGAACCGAATTATAAGATTAATCCCTGCATTGAGAGATATATACAGCCTTTCTTATCCTGCTAGTGATGTTCTTTAGGCTCCAATACTCTTTATAAAAGAGTCATGTCCTGCTGGTTTTcagaaaataattgattttggGGTATGTCAATGTTCTAATCAGTTCTACAGTATGTTCCTAACATTGACCTCATAAACATTTTGTGGGAGAGCAGGTATTTGTCCTCAAAAAGATAGGGATGGATTCAGAGTATCCTTAACCTTGGTATAGGTCTAAGATTCATAAATTTATCTAGACCACTTGAAACTATTCATTCACTCCACTACTGTCACTTGTTGAAGGGTAATGTTTTCACGTCAATGGTATATATAGAGTACTCAGAGAGTGTTTTCAAGAAAAACATTGTATTTAGTGTTGGTAGACAACAATATATTTTCAAGAAACAGTACCAATTTAAATAATCCACCATCCGTCTCCCAGTCTACTCCTCCCTAACTTGAAAAAATACTCTCTAATAAATTGATATATGGCTGGATAAGATGGTATAGATTTGgttaaacttgtttttaaaatattttgatttttgtattttcaggCTCCCGTAAAATGGAATTCAAGGGAAACGTATGGCATGAAACTTGTTTCGTTTGTCACTCTTGCCAAAAACCTATAGGAACAGACCCTTTAATCTCCAAAGAGAGTAAAAACTACTGTGTGCCCTGTTTTGAGAACCAGTTTGCTCCACGCTGCACTGGTTGCCAGAAGGTAATTAcctttaaaaatttggaaaacatggAATCTTGTAAGCttacagattttatatttatacatgtacaagGGCACAGATGAGGTCATTGGCTACTTTTGATTGTGAAATCAAACCTTTTCAGGAAAATATGCTCTTGCTGTAACTGTGGACACAAATTGGTTATTTCATCCTCCCCAAATCAGCTTAAGACTTTTGATATTCAGTTCCACTGACTGCTGTGAAACATGaattcctgttttcaaggagATATAGCCAAAAGCATTTTGAATACAAAATAGTTCTTAGAAAACAAATTTTGATCCTTTGAGTGTAACTGATTCAGAGAAATATGACTTTGGATCAGAAAGTGTTGAAGGAAGCCAATTTAAACAGGATGCTTGACTCTACACATTATACTCTGGCAATGCTAATGATCCCATGGTTAAAACCTTTTGTATTTCCAAGTTATTTGCTACTGGGCACTAGGCCCAAGGGAATTAAATGATCATTAGAAAAACTTTAGTCTTGACAGCAGGAAGGAAGAACACACAAAAAGAGGATTTTCTTTGTCCTGAGCTTAGAATTCCAGAGATGGTCAAAGTATCATGTGACCTAGTAGTATCCTGAGTTCTTCATCCAAAAAAAGTCCATTTTGAAGAGTATAAACTTccttcaattccatttttttctccaatttttttgtgTGAAAAAAAGTCTactgttttattaattcaatgaaaCTGGTCTCCATACTATTAATGATTGTCACAATGCTTTACCCTCCATTTAACCTGTGAAGTATTTATTTGTGAATGCAATAATAAACAATATGCACAGAAAAAGTAAGACATGGCAAGTCACTGGTTTAAGATagagattttcaaaaaaaaaattatgtaataggGCAAAATGTACATGGATTCCTCCCCTATCTGTTCTCACTCTCATCTACCTACCATATGTCTATGTCTACATTTGAAAATATGTATTGTCcaagacctatgatttcactagTGAATTAAGTTTCATAGTGATGAAATTTCCTCTATCAATGCATATATGAAAAGTTTCTGACGCTTTACAGCCTTAGATGGTTGCTTGGGTCACTGAGAGAAAGAAGGCACAAAAACCATGAATAGGAAGGGAACATCCAGTCTTTGTTTTATGAATATCTATGCTTAGGAACTTATAGACTTACTGAGTAGCACAAAACCAGAATATATTGGAGCATGGACTTCAACTCATGTGGTCCTGACTCCAAAGTTATACATTCATTATATTCAATATCCATTATGTATTGTCCTataaacaaatacacacatatatatgtgcatgtttataatatatacagTCAACATATATTCATGACataacattatttatatatatatatatatatacatatatatataccctcatatatgtatatatggatatatataaatatgtatagtatacatgtatgtatgtgtatatatacatatatatgtatacacacacatatatatgtatgtgtatatatatatatatatatatatatatatatatatatatacacacttctTTAGagaaggaattgtttcattccctttaattttaaaacatcacCAACTCAACttgataaattcttttaaaaatttttttttttttttttttggcaaggcaatagttgttaaatgacttgcccagggtaacagaattagtaaatatcaagtatctgaagctagatttgaattcaggtccttctgactccaagaccaatgctctatcactgtaccacctagctgtctgtACCTGATAAAATCTTACTGATAGATTCTATACCTATGTCTAATCATTTCTTCATTAATATCCTCCCCTTATGACTCATTGTAACATGGAGAAGGACACTAATTCAATCAAAATCCTACTGTGCTGGAGTGGAGCAGCTAGGTTGTACAGTGGGATAAAACAGTCAGACCcaaaagaactgagtttaaatacaCCTTTCAGATATCTACtaactgtgtgaacttggacaagtcacttaatcctgattgcctcagtttcctcatctgttaaaaaaaaaaaaaaaaaaacctggaaaaggaaatggcaaactattctggtatcttgccaggaaaaccccaagtggCGAGCCACAAAGAGTCCagtatgactgaacaacatcatgctaaaaaggcTTCAGTTATGAGCCTGGAAATGGATCCACATGTCTGTCAGCCAAAGATCAGTCTAACTAAATTTTAAAGAGATTCATCATAAGATTAGTTGTAGAGAAATGTACTTTTTGGCtcttaaagacttttaaaaaaattcttaaattgacCACATTACAGAAGGATAACAATTTCCATCTGTAGAGAGATTCCCCGTGTTGGCCCTTCAAATATTAAAGTGTAAGAGCATATGTACACTGCTTATGGTGAGATACCAATGAGATTTCCCCAACATGAATGATAATACAGCCACAAATAAAAGGCATATCAAGGTCCTTAGAATGCATATAAATAGGAAATTAGACTTTGAGTGAACTATAGGAATACTTGAGAAGCATGGCACTGATTTAGAGAACTGTTTCACCCATTGAGAGATGGGGCTCCCTGATATAACAGACTGATATATAGTTTAAAAGTATTCATTCAAGCCCaaggtataattttatttcagaGACAAGGTTCTATACCTGGGATGCATGTATAAATTTCAGAAGGTTTGTGACTTCAGTTGGGGGAAAAATTTACattgtttattttcattaatttttcataGAAATTTAGTTTTTCCTCCTATTATGAATATAGGCAACAAACTATTATTCTGAAAGGGGCTTCCTAGACTTTATCAGACTGCCAAAAAGGTTTTtaacacatgaaaaaatgttaagaacttgtggtctaaaagaaaaaaaaagatttgacatTCCTTAGCTAAATGTTCTGTGTACTTTAGGCCAAGATAGATTCATGGGAATGATAGAAAAGTACTAAACACACAGCACAGTTTGTCTTCATACTAAAGGGCCTGAGGTGGGGACTTCCCTGCTTAATCAAAGGAGAAGTATGACCTGAGTGCAAAAAACTTACATTTTGTCAGAGCAGGGGCCTCATGGCTATATATAGGACTTTTTTTTAGGATTATCaagaatttttgaaatgtttaCATTGGATAAGAAACAGGGTAAACCTTGCCAGGTCCCCCCTCCACTACCACCACCCACTCCCAAAAGGCTTCCTTTGAACTTAGAATTCACATATCTTCTAAGGCAAACTGAGTAATAAATATGTATCTGGCCAATATGAGGCCaaacttaagaaaatgttttGCAGGCAAAGGTCTTTGACatctagaactttaaaaaatgtttgttattgttattagtgTTAGccatgagtttttattttggaaagtagaaattttttgaaaaaccCAAAAATATTCTGAATCTCAAATCTCttggattaaaatgaaataaaaacttgagttaaaatagaaatgtgtgttatacatatataaaattcccTGATCCCTCACTTAATTATCTATAATCTACAGAGTTGGAAAAGccttattacatttattttatcaaAGATGAACTTGTAATAAAAACCACAAGATCATTCAGGGCAAAACTTAGAGAAATGAGAAGGTAGAAATCCTTGGCCTAATCTTACACCACTCTACCTCCCACTAAGGGCCAGAATACAATCCAAATGATTCTAAATGCAAGAGAGTTTCTTATTCCTAATTAAACAGTctgtgatgtgtgtgtgtctggtcCTGATTTGCTATGAATGCTACTTTTATTTGAGTTTTCAATCTATTAATCTTTGCTTGCTAGTTATTTTATGGAACGGTTAAAAGAAACTCTGAATTCTGCTTTGGTTGTCAACAAAAAGCCAGCTTTTTTTGAAGTCTgtgagaattattttaaattgctttatttcttaCCATAAAACATCCCATTTACTTATGCTGAGCagcttttaaaagttgttttgtttcAATCAGAGAAAAATCCAACCCTCCTCTTTCTTtacttccaaaagaaaaaaaaaaagataatcttatAACTAACATAACAGAAATCATTTTCTACAGAAGAATAAACCCAGAGGAAATCAACCCATGAATTGATTGTATAATAGATGTCCTCTACAGAGATCTTATAGAGTAATTTGCATAAATTCACAGGAGCAATCTAAGTTGTCACATTGCTCCATGTATCATATAAGGTTTGCATGGGCTCATTCCAGAGTAGGCAACTTCAAACCATTGGCTTAATAGTCTCTATTTatcacattaagaaaaaaatatttgaagtatgATTTCCTTGATGCAGACAACTCCTAGTGCAGAAAGGTATCTGCCCTTCAactttataatcttagaaagttgttaaagccttcacaaaaaggTCACATTAAAACTTATGATTATTTGGGTGTACTGCACTTTGGCCTTAATCTACTCACCAGATCATGAATTGTTTTGTTGCAGATAGTGGGTGCTTAACCAAGCTTTGctaaatttaaattgaattttagggGAAAATACATGACTTCAAATGCTTTGGAGTttgggggatggggatgggaaaTAAAGGCCttaattttacattcttgcaagaatgggtgcctaagTTAGTAAACACACCTCAGAAACTCCAGATGCACAAATCCCTCCCCTGATttcccattaattggatgttacagaccTCCACCCCttcattacatagccagtcccCACCccagagtttacattctagaaaggaaaaataatagctGAGGGCAAGGGACAGGCCATCAGGGGATTGGATTTTTGAAGGAAGGCAATATCCTCTTGCAAATTGATATaattactatatactatatagtatattgtaataataaacaataactagcatttctatagtgcttaaagatttgcaaagcattttacatacctTCACTTAATCTTCTCAACAACCCTTTTAAGCAAGTAGAAATTTTTActttcatattatagatgaggaaactgagtctgaaagaAGTTTAATAATCTGCCCAGTTTACATAGCTAAAATATGAGTGAAACAGAATTAAACATGATGGCTTTTTGACTCTCAAGTCCAGCAGTCTACCCAAATAGGCCATTCAGCTGCCTGAATTAGTATGGAGATGAGTTAGAAAGGGAAAAGGCATAAGCATTTCTGTTTCTCATGATGTGTCAGGCAGGCACTAGAATGACCCATTTGCCCAGAGCAGCAAGGAGTAAAACACTCTTCTCTAATAGGGGCTCAACATGttcatcttgttttgttttccctaaaCTAGGTGATAACTACTGGAGGAATGACTTACCATGATGAGCCCTGGCACAAGGAATGCTTTCTGTGTACTGGATGCAATAAACAACTATTTGGAGAAAGTTTCGTTTCCAAAGATGATCATCCATATTGCCAAGATTGCTATGCCACCCTCTATGCCCAGAGATGTGAAGGCTGCACCAAACCCATTACTGGTGAGTTTCCTCATACTTTTTTGTAGCCCTTTCACAGACAAGCTATGATTTCACTTTAGAGAGTTGAACTCAAAAGACAAATTTAACTGATCTTATTTATAcatcagaaaataatattcttataacatcattcaatatattcaattatttaataataatattcaatatgTAGCACTTCAATCTAGCCCTCAATAGGTATTTACTGAGTACAACAAAACATCCAGCAAAAAGATATGGTCCTTCCCCACAAGAAACCTTTTAGACTAGCTGGggaaaaatgatcagcagaatatAAGCTTCATGAGgggcaaggactatttcatttttatctttttcttcccaggaCCTAACACAGTATTTTGTCCATAGTAGTTACCTATTGAAGTGAAAGGCAGTTAAGGAATCAGCAGTCGTCAATAAgcgtttaataagtgcttattatgtgccagggaagggaataaacatttatatagaacctaGGTACtaagcacttttttcttttcttttttttccaaaatatctcatttgaacctcacaagaAACCACTgaggtaggtgctcttattatcaccattttacacttgaggaaacttaggcaaacagatgttaagtaacttgtccagagttacacagctaggattTGAGGTTAAAATTGAATTTCAGGTCCAGTGCTGTGGTACTAAGCTTGGGATATAAAAAGGGGCAAAAATAGGTGTGAACCTATATCTATAGGGTGGATTTCATAAATGAAATGGGCTTTTAGAGTTAGGTCCTAAGGAATCCTATATCTCATACCTGAAACAGATCTCTAGATCATTTAGGCCAGTCACCTCAttctatagataaggaagctTATCTGTATAAGAAAGATTGatttacttgcccaagatcacacattaTGTATCAgtggcaaaatttgaattcaagtcttctgattccagacctgggCATTTTCTGCTCTATCATACTACTTTCCGGAATTCTTTTAGAATACCCTAGCTCAGCTAAAATAGCCATCCTACAAGAAGCCTAATCTGATTCCTTTGTTTACCAAAAAACcatagtatttattttgtatttcatatttacttatatgtataaagtatttcTTCTTTCAATACAAGATAAACTCCTCTAGGGTgggaactgctttttttttttttttttttttttttttttgcctttgtattccagCAGTTAATATAATGTTTGGTAATTAATGcttgctgaataaatgaatgaattgaatgGAATGAGCAAAATTTGGAAAGATTGAGGAGAGGCAGTATTTATAAATGAGAATCTAAAACGATTGTCTACAAGGCCAATAGGACCTTCAAAAATGCAAGAGTTTAATTAAATGCAAGTATTGATATGAATAGCCCAACATGGTAATTAGGTAGTTTGTACAGGTCAGACATTCATTAATCAGAATTTAAAATCCTGCTAACAAGTAtggtattctattttctctctgttcACTTGAAATGAGTTTTAATTAAGAACTGGCCAGAAAGCCAAAAGATAGTGTTCTACTAAAGGAACAAAACACCTGTAAAAatgatctgaaaataaaacaaattgtaaATTGATCCATGATGAATAAATTTCCATGAATAAAATCAACATTACCTTTCCCTCAGAGACCCTGCTGAAATGTTAATCATAGACCAGGAGAACCACAGCTTGCCAGACACCTGTTCAAGTACACACAAAGCAGCAGCTCATCTTAGAAGCAATTTATGGACACATTTAGCAGTGTGGCAGAACCATATTTTTATCCCCACT includes:
- the FHL5 gene encoding four and a half LIM domains protein 5 isoform X1, with translation MINTDAEPKVNIPKAAASQNKKKDLGTSNSTYLIYRIISKMTNNQTECRHCMKLLYGKKYTLKDNDAYCIPCYDQLFSNTCEACKQTIGCDSKDLSYKDRHWHEECFNCAKCNNSLVEKPFAAKDETLLCTECYSNEYSSKCFQCKKNILPGSRKMEFKGNVWHETCFVCHSCQKPIGTDPLISKESKNYCVPCFENQFAPRCTGCQKVITTGGMTYHDEPWHKECFLCTGCNKQLFGESFVSKDDHPYCQDCYATLYAQRCEGCTKPITALGSPQYISFQERQWHSDCFKCGKCNASLVGQGFLTHQEAILCRECGSNTESEI
- the FHL5 gene encoding four and a half LIM domains protein 5 isoform X2 — encoded protein: MTNNQTECRHCMKLLYGKKYTLKDNDAYCIPCYDQLFSNTCEACKQTIGCDSKDLSYKDRHWHEECFNCAKCNNSLVEKPFAAKDETLLCTECYSNEYSSKCFQCKKNILPGSRKMEFKGNVWHETCFVCHSCQKPIGTDPLISKESKNYCVPCFENQFAPRCTGCQKVITTGGMTYHDEPWHKECFLCTGCNKQLFGESFVSKDDHPYCQDCYATLYAQRCEGCTKPITALGSPQYISFQERQWHSDCFKCGKCNASLVGQGFLTHQEAILCRECGSNTESEI